A genomic stretch from Lathyrus oleraceus cultivar Zhongwan6 chromosome 2, CAAS_Psat_ZW6_1.0, whole genome shotgun sequence includes:
- the LOC127118128 gene encoding uncharacterized protein LOC127118128: protein METTQEEPSPSNTHTPNSTNTDAQTNNNNHIDDEEDEDDDEEEEYDEIDDDDEPNQRIPQSSESKLREQRFRVEAFSRRLTTELVPIRVHDVIINGNAKTKDWIIEAELNGIEKATTMQELMQASQIAISRLQGLEIFDSCNVKLEAGPRELPGTANVIVDVVETDSKLSGGFGVYMKPSVSTWTSEGTVKYKNIFGYGDIWDASLAYGGSQATEVSLGVYAPRLKGVLTPLVARMFMLSQDWQEFSSYKEQLLGMSLDLISTKHQDLVYTLGWRALTDPLQMASKSVRRQLGHGLLSSLKYTLKFDRRDSPIRPTKGYAFVSTTHFGGLTPDHRSSRFLRQEFDARLAVPFGFFNTALNLGISAGAVFPWGQGFRTKPSPLPERFYLGGDFSPVCTLGGPTTLWGFKTRGVGPTELRRQRRDESNDDSGDSSTHDFIGGDLAVTAFADLSFDLPIRWLREQGIHAHVFAGSGNAAKLTQSEYMHFSPRKFLDSFRLSVGCGIVIPTRLFRLEVNHFHILRKDEHDRGKTGFRFSFSAPL, encoded by the exons ATGGAAACTACACAAGAAGAACCGTCTCCTTCCAACACTCACACTCCAAACTCCACCAATACCGACGCAcaaaccaacaacaacaaccacatcgACGACGAAGAAGACGAAGACGACGACGAAGAAGAAGAATACGATGAAATCGACGACGATGACGAACCGAATCAACGAATTCCTCAATCCTCAGAATCCAAATTACGAGAGCAGCGTTTCAGAGTGGAAGCCTTTTCCCGTCGATTAACAACGGAACTAGTCCCAATCCGAGTCCACGACGTAATAATAAACGGAAACGCGAAGACGAAGGATTGGATAATCGAAGCCGAACTCAATGGAATCGAGAAAGCCACTACAATGCAGGAACTCATGCAAGCTTCGCAAATCGCTATTTCAAGGCTTCAAGGGCTTGAAATCTTTGATTCTTGCAATGTTAAGCTCGAAGCTGGACCTCGAGAATTGCCAGGCACCGCTAATGTTATCGTCGATGTTGTTGAGACCGATAGCAAACTTTCTGGTGGATTTGGTGTTTATATGAAACCATCG GTTAGTACATGGACTTCTGAAGGAACGGTTAAGTATAAGAATATTTTTGGTTATGGTGATATATGGGATGCTTCTTTAGCCTATGGTGGCAGCCAAGCGACAGAGGTGAGCTTAGGGGTGTATGCTCCTCGCCTCAAAGGGGTTTTAACTCCTCTTGTAGCACGAATGTTCATGCTTTCTCAAGATTGGCAGGAGTTTTCTTCGTATAAAGAGCAGTTGTTAGGCATGTCTCTTGACTTGATTTCAACAAAGCACCAGGACTTAGTATACACTCTTGGATGGCGTGCCTTAACAGATCCATTACAAATGGCATCAAAATCTGTAAGGAGACAGCTGGGCCATGGGTTACTCTCGTCTTTGAAGTATACATTAAAGTTTGATAGGAGAGATTCGCCTATTAGGCCTACAAAAGGATATGCTTTTGTTTCCACCACTCACTTTGGTGGTCTTACACCGGATCACCGGAGCTCGCGGTTTCTGCGCCAG GAGTTTGATGCTCGCCTTGCTGTCCCTTTTGGATTTTTTAATACAGCATTGAACCTTGGCATATCTGCTGGGGCTGTGTTTCCATGGGGGCAAGGGTTCAGGACCAAGCCATCTCCCCTGCCCGAAAGGTTTTATTTGGGTGGGGATTTCTCTCCAGTTTGCACCCTAGGAGGACCAACAACATTATGGGGATTTAAAACTAGGGGAGTAGGCCCTACTGAACTGCGGAGGCAAAGAAGAGATGAATCAAATGATGACAGTGGTGATTCATCTACGCATGACTTCATTGGAGGAGATCTTGCTGTTACTGCCTTTGCAGACCTCTCTTTTGATCTTCCTATTAGGTGGTTGAGAGAGCAAGGAATACATGCACATGTTTTTGCTGGTTCTGGGAATGCTGCTAAATTAACTCAGAGCGAATACATGCATTTTTCTCCTCGGAAGTTCTTAGATTCGTTTCGGCTGTCTGTTGGATGTGGAATTGTTATTCCTACTAGACTCTTCCGCTTAGAG gttaacCATTTCCACATTCTTAGGAAGGATGAGCATGATCGTGGGAAGACTGGATTTCGGTTCAGCTTCTCAGCTCCTTTGTAG
- the LOC127121939 gene encoding 3-phosphoshikimate 1-carboxyvinyltransferase 2-like: MRPLTAALVAAGGNTRYILDGVPRMRERPIGDLVSGIKQLGADVDCFLGTNCPPVRIIGKGGLPWGKVKLSGFISSQYLTVLLMAASLALGDVEIEVIDKLISVPYVEMTLKLMERFGVSVEHSDNWERYLVHGGQKYKSPGNAFVEGDASSASYFLVGAAVTVGTITVIGCGTSSLQGDVKFAEVFEKMGAKATWTENSVTVTGPPRDSSGRKVLQGIDVNMNKMPDVTMTLAVVALFSNGPTAIRDVASWRVKETERMIAICTELRKLGATVEEGPDYCMITPPFHLS; encoded by the coding sequence ATGCGTCCTTTGACGGCAGCCTTGGTTGCTGCAGGTGGAAATACAAGATACATACTTGATGGAGTTCCCCGAATGAGAGAAAGACCAATTGGAGATTTGGTTTCCGGTATCAAGCAACTTGGTGCTGATGTTGATTGTTTTCTTGGCACAAATTGTCCACCCGTTCGTATAATTGGGAAGGGAGGACTTCCATGGGGAAAGGTGAAACTGTCCGGATTTATTAGCAGTCAGTACCTAACTGTTTTGCTTATGGCAGCATCGTTGGCTCTTGGCGACGTTGAGATTGAGGTAATTGATAAACTGATTTCTGTTCCGTACGTTGAAATGACTTTAAAGCTGATGGAGCGCTTTGGAGTCTCTGTCGAACACAGTGATAATTGGGAAAGATATTTGGTCCACGGAGGTCAAAAGTATAAGTCTCCCGGAAATGCTTTCGTTGAAGGTGATGCTTCTAGCGCCAGTTACTTCCTAGTCGGTGCAGCGGTTACCGTTGGAACTATCACGGTTATAGGTTGCGGGACGAGCAGTTTACAGGGAGATGTAAAATTTGCTGAAGTTTTTGAAAAGATGGGAGCTAAAGCTACATGGACAGAAAACAGCGTCACAGTTACCGGGCCTCCACGAGATTCTTCTGGTCGGAAAGTGTTACAAGGCATTGATGTCAATATGAACAAGATGCCAGATGTTACGATGACACTTGCTGTTGTTGCTCTATTTTCTAATGGTCCCACTGCTATTAGAGACGTGGCAAGTTGGAGAGTTAAAGAGACAGAAAGAATGATAGCAATCTGCACTGAACTTAGAAAGCTAGGAGCAACAGTTGAAGAAGGTCCCGATTACTGCATGATAACACCACCATTTCATTTGTCTTAG